The Chrysemys picta bellii isolate R12L10 chromosome 5, ASM1138683v2, whole genome shotgun sequence genome includes a window with the following:
- the TRAPPC11 gene encoding trafficking protein particle complex subunit 11 isoform X2, with translation MSPTQWDFPVELCCRPMAFVTLTGLDVVYNAVHRAVWDAFCANRRADRVPISFKVLPGDHEYPKCRTKRTSYEWYIPKGILKTGWMNKHLNLVPALVVVFYELDWDEQQWKEKQSECATRVEIVRQSLQGRNTKVAVVLIQKKTPLPPGEDVIASERAAALCNACDLSGKSLFVLPHTDHLVGYIIRLENAFYEHAQTYYYTEIRRVKSHKEFLNKTTHQLLFVRHQFKIAFFSELKQDTQNALKNYRTAYNLVHELRAHETNMLEIKTMAGFINYKICRLCFQHNTPLDAIAQFRKHIDLCKKKIGSAELAFEHAAWMSKQFQAFGDLFDEAIKLGLTAIQTQNPGFYYQQAAYYAQERKQLANVLCNHDSSVSYPNPDPLETQTGVLDFYGQRSWRQGILSFDLSDPEKEKVGILALQLKEKNVPHSELIITLLSNAVAQFKKYKCPRMKSHLMVQMGEEYYYAKDYTKALKLLDYVMCEYRSEGWWTLLTSILTTALKCSYLMAHLKDYITYSLELLGRASTLKEDQKSRIEKNLIKVLMNESPDPEPDCDASAVKASQKLWTDRVSLAGSNIFTIEVQDFVPFVQCKAKFLAPSFHVDVPVEFDIYLKADCPHPIRFSKLCVGFNNQEYNQYCVVEEAYQKSDILEYSSQGPVCLVPGKTRKFTFKFVAKSEDVGKKVEITSVDLILGTETGRCVILNWRGGGGDAASSQEALQAVRSFKRQPKLPDNEVHWDSLTIQANTMIISRVPNISVLLQHEPPALTNEMYCLIVTVQSHEKTVAKDVKLTAGLKPGQDANLTQKTHVTLNGTEICDDSYPALLPDIPVGDLQPGEKLEKAVYIRCGTVGTRMFLVYVSYLISATVEDKEIICRCHRDETVTIETVLPFDVAVKFVSSKFEHLDRVFADIPFLLMTDILSASPWALTIITSQLQLSASMVPVDQLESYVENGSLIPGTSGAPGSFPILGHVCTTNLR, from the exons ATGAGCCCAACACAATGGGACTTCCCTGTGGAACTATGTTGTCGGCCTATGGCCTTTGTAACCCTCACTGGCTTGGATGTAGTATATAATGCTGTTCATCGTGCGGTTTGGGATGCCTTTTGTGCAAACAGGAGAGCTGACCGAGTACCAATTTCTTTCAAAGTTCTTCCTGGTGACCATGAGTatcccaaatgcagaacaaag aGAACATCCTATGAGTGGTACATTCCAAAAGGGATATTGAAGACTGGCTGGATGAATAAACATCTGAATCTGGTACCAGCTCTTGTTGTGGTGTTCTATGAACTGGACTGGGATGAGCAACAGTGGAAAGAAAAACAGTCAGAATGTGCTACCAGAGTTGAAATTGTCAG ACAAAGTTTGCAGGGAAGAAACACAAAAGTTGCTGTGGTTTTGATTCAAAAGAAAACACCCTTACCTCCAG GGGAAGATGTTATTGCTTCAGAAAGAGCAGCAGCTTTATGTAATGCTTGTGACCTCTCTGGAAAATCCTTGTTTGTGCTGCCACACACTGATCATCTGGTTGGTTACATTATAAG ATTAGAGAATGCTTTTTATGAGCATGCACAGACCTACTACTATACAGAAATAAGAAGGGTAAAATCTCATAAAGAATTCTTGAATAAAACAACACATCAG CTTTTATTTGTGAGACATCAGttcaaaatagcatttttcagtgAGCTGAAACAGGATACACAGAATGCTCTAAA AAATTACAGAACTGCATATAATCTTGTACATGAATTGAGGGCACATGAAACGAACATGTTGGAAATCAAGACCATGGCAGGATTTATAAACTACAAG ATTTGTCGCCTCTGTTTTCAGCATAACACCCCATTGGATGCAATTGCTCAGTTCAGGAAGCACATTGACTTGTGCAAGAAAAAAATAGGCAGTGCAGAGTTGGCTTTTGAGCATGCTGCCTGGATGTCTAAACA atTTCAGGCCTTTGGAGACTTGTTTGATGAGGCTATCAAACTAGGCTTGACAGCAATTCAGACTCAGAATCCAGGTTTCTATTACCAGCAGGCAGCATACTATGCACAGGAACGGAAGCAACTAGCCAACGTACTCTGTAACCATGAC TCTTCTGTCAGCTATCCCAATCCGGATCCACTGGAAACTCAAACTGGAGTGCTTGACTTTTATGGACAGAGATCATGGCGTCAGGGAATACtaa GCTTTGATCTTTCTGATCCAGAAAAAGAGAAGGTGGGAATTCTAGCCCTGCAactaaaagagaaaaatgttcctCACTCT GAGCTAATAATCACTTTGCTGAGTAATGCTGTAGCACAGTTCAAGAAATACAAATGTCCAAGGATGAAGAGTCACTTAA TGGTTCAGATGGGTGAAGAATATTATTATGCTAAAGATTACACCAAAGCTCTGAA GCTGTTAGATTATGTCATGTGTGAATACCGTAGTGAAGGATGGTGGACTCTCCTTACTTCCATATTGACCACAGCTCTCAAATGTTCTTACCTCATGGCACACTTAAAAGATTACATTACTTACTCTCTAGAGCTGTTGGGTAGAG CATCCACTTTAAAAGAGGACCAAAAGTCTCGGATAGAAAAGAACCTGATTAAAGTTCTTATG AATGAGAGCCCAGATCCAGAACCTGATTGTGATGCTTCTGCTGTGAAAGCTTCACAGAAGCTGTGGACTGACCGCGTTTCCCTAGCAGGCAGCAATATTTTTACAATAGAAGTTCAAGATTTTGTACCTTTTG TGCAATGCAAAGCAAAGTTTCTTGCTCCAAGTTTTCACGTTGATGTTCCTGTTGAGTTCGATATTTACTTGAAAGCTGATTGTCCTCATccaatcaggttttctaaactatGTGTCGGCTTCAATAACCAG GAATACAATCAGTACTGTGTGGTAGAAGAAGCATATCAGAAAAGTGACATTCTGGAATATTCATCCCAGGGACCAGTGTGCCTAGTCCCTGGTAAAACAAGAAAGTTCACTTTCAAATTTGTTGCAAAAAGTGAAGATGTGGGAAAGAAGGTTGAG ATCACCTCTGTGGATTTAATCCTGGGCACCGAAACTGGCAGATGCGTGATTCTGAATTGgcgtggaggaggaggggatgctGCTTCATCTCAAGAAGCGTTGCAGGCAGTTCGCTCCTTCAAACGGCAACCTAAACTTCCAGATAATGAAGTTCATTGGGACAGCCTGACTATTCAGGCAAACACTAT GATAATTTCTAGAGTGCCAAATATTTCTGTTCTTCTCCAGCATGAACCTCCTGCCCTGACTAATGAAATGTATTGTTTGATTGTGACAGTCCAGTCACATGAGAAGACAGTTGCCAAAGATGTGAAGCTCACGGCAGGTTTAAAACCAG GGCAAGATGCCAATCTGACTCAGAAAACTCATGTGACCCTTAATGGAACAGAAATCTGTGACGATTCTTATCCTGCATTACTTCCTGATATCCCTGTAGGAGATTTACAGCCAGGAGAAAAG CTGGAAAAAGCAGTATACATTCGTTGTGGAACAGTTGGTACCAGGATGTTTCTGGTCTATGTTTCCTATTTAATCAGTGCTACTGTTGAAGACAAAGAGATAATCTGCAGGTGTCACAGG GATGAAACTGTAACTATAGAAACTGTATTGCCCTTTGATGTTGCTGTTAAATTTGTTTCTTCAAAG TTTGAACACTTAGACAGAGTCTTTGCAGACATACCCTTTTTACTGATGACAGACATTCTGAGTGCTTCACCTTGGGCTCTCACTATTATAACTAGCCAGCTACAACTTTCAGCTTCCATGGTACCAGTAGACCAACTGGAATCTTATGTGGAGAATG